Part of the Bacillus sp. BGMRC 2118 genome, CTCGTAATGACCAAAAAGGATGACCGAACGTTGCAGGTTTGTTTCCTTCAATAAAAAAATGACTGATCCATGCAAATGAATACGCAACAATTGGAGCTAAAAAAACATACCATATGACACCAGTAACAATAGCAATAACGAGAAAAATAAAAACAAATGAAGTACCAACAAAATGCCAAGTTCTTGTAGAATTTTTACTATGTTGCTTAAGATAAAATGGCCAAAATTCATCAAAGTTTCTAAATGGACGCATTTGGAAAAATCCCCCTTTTTAATCATTGTATGTGGCTAGTCTGAAAAATAATAAAAAAACTTTACCGAATTAATGCGATGGAGGACAGGCCCCCACCCGCGTAAATCGGTAAAGTAATTATTGGTTATTTTATTACCAGAAAAATAGACCAGCTAGAGCGATGCCGGCAATTGCACCAAGAGCAAGTGAATAGGCACCGTACCCACGGTAATAGCCTCCGCCGTAGAATCCATAACCAAAACCGCCTCTAGGTCCCGTTGGCTCTATAAAGACACGATTAGGGGAAACTCTTGAAATACGTCCAATATGCTCACGACCGTTATGCTCACGAATTCGAACAACTTTTCCTTGATATTTACAACATAAACCATACATATTTTGAGACAAGCTTCATTCCTCCTTTTTTTATACATAATAGAGTATGAGGAGTGGAATGAAGGGGATTGTACATTTGTCCATGTTAGGTCTTTTTACAAATAAATACACGAAAACCTAATTTCTCTTTATATTTGGTTGTTAAAGCCTCATGTACGTCCAACATATTGAATAGTTCTGGTTCAATGTGTTCACTCATATTGAACTCTGAATAGTCATTTTCCGAGTTAATCATTTGGTCTTCTGAAATCTGTATTGTTTCAATCTCTCCAAAGCCAGCTTTTCTAAATGTTTCCTCCCATTGTTTCTCACTTACTATATACGTAAAGCCATAAAATTGAATTAACTCCTCTTTTTCTTGTTCACTCAGTGGAAGAATCTCCGTCATTTCAATGAGTATTAAGGAACCACCTTTTTTTAATACACGGAAATATTCCGGTATCGTCTTTTCTATATTAGTGAAAACAGTTACGGACTCTGACAATACGATGTCAAAGTTGTGTGAATCATAAGGGATTGTTTCAGCATTGCCATTTACAAGGGTAACCGGGAGATTTAGCTGCTTAAGCCTCGCTGTTGCTTTTTCAATCATCGTTGAATGTGCTTCTATAGCATGTAAATGACATGGATAGTTCGAGGAAATATATGCAGTAGTCTGCCCAGTACCACAACCTACCTCCAAAATATTGGTCTCCCTACTAATTGGAAGCTCCTCAAAAATAGCACGTGTTAACCCTAAACCTCCTGGATGTGCACCACCGATACCTAGTATTGCTAATAAATCAGTATATGAATATGACATGGGTAATCTCCTTTACATTGTGATAAAGCCTAAAAGAGTGTTTTTCGAATAAACGAAAAACACGTTTGTCTCAAGGATTCGGAGGTTTCTTTTCTCAAATGGGTGAACTCTTCATCGCAAAGTACTTTTGAAGTTGACTTTATTTGATTACAAGAACGTTTTCGAAAAGAGACATACGAAAAAACCTGATAATAAAGGATATGCTCAAATTCTCGTAGTGCCAATGTGCTCGATAAACTTGGGAACTAGGTATTAGCCCTTCCAATATATGTACTAGATGAATAGTCTAGTTTTGAAAGCGATTAAGGAGGTGTAACCATGAGCGGAGGTTATTCTGGTGGATTTGCGTTAATCGTTGTGTTGTTCATCCTATTAATCATTGTAGGAGCTTCATATGTTGGATACTAATATTTTTGCTGAAAAAAAGTAGAGAGAAACATTTAAATTTTAAGAGGAGATGATTTCATGCACTACGGACAATGCGGATACCCAAGTTATGGCTACACAGCACCAGTACAAGGAGGAGGTAATGGATTTGTACTAATTGTAGTACTATTCATTCTACTCATCATCGTTGGAGCAGCATGGTGTTAGTAACAATTTAGTGCTCTAAAGGAGTGGGGGCCAGTCCCCCACTCCTTTAGAGTGTGAAAGTATGATTATTCTATTTTAATGCCAGATTTAGTAATATAGTAGAAAATGGAATAGGAGAGTGCAGTATGGAGAGTAGTATAAAGAGGCAGATATTTGCTATGGGTGGTGGAGGGTTTTCTATGGAGCCGGATAACCCATTGTTAGATCGATATATTTTGAGTCTACTTAATAAAGAGAAGCCAAGAATATGTTTCGTTCCGACAGCCAGTGGGGATGCAGAAGGATACATAAAAAGGTTTTATCAGTTTTTTGAAAAAGAAAAATGCGAACCGTTTCATTTATCTGTTTATGCATTACCTAATGAAAATCTAGAAAACTATGTGTTAGGTATGGATATAATTTATGTTGGTGGAGGAAATACCAAAAATCTTCTTGCTTTATGGAGAGAATGGGGAATTGATAAAATTCTAAAAAAGGCTTATCAAGAAGGTGTCATATTAACTGGTCTAAGTGCTGGTTCAATCTGCTGGTTTGAGGAAGGTTTAACAGATTCCTATCCAGGTAGCTTGAGAGAATTGAGTTGTTTAGGTATTCTCGAGGGAAGTAATGCTCCTCATTATGATGGGGAAGCAGAGCGACGTCCAACGTATCATGAGTTAATGTTGAAGGATAAGATAAAAGAAGGTCTTGGTGTAGACGACGGTGCAGGAATTCATTTTATCAATGAAAACATTGTTAAAGTAGTAAGTTCCAGGCCAAACGCAAGAGCATATGAAGTAAAGAAAAATGGAAATCTTATTACTGAAACGCCACTACTGACAGAGTATTTAGGCAAGCAATAATTCATATATACTTAACTATAGTCTAAGTCTCAACAGAAAAAGTATTATTCATCAATACATACGGGAGATTGTCCGATAAATGAGGGCAATCTTTTTTATTTATTTTCCACATTTCTCTGGAAATATATTGTAAAATATTCCAGTTGGTATTATAATCAAGGAAAATAAACCATTCAAATTTTCTTGAATGACTAAGAAAGTTTGATAGAGGGGTGAGTATAGTGGAACAGCTTAACTATTATGAGGTAACAACGTTCGAACAAGCAAAAGTACTTTCTAATGATTTAAGAATGAAAATACTAAGCTTGTTCCATGATGATAAATCGAGAACAGCAAAGCAAATAGCCGATCAACTTGAGATGTCTGCCTCAAAGATTCATTACCATGTACGAGAGCTAGTGAAGGTTGGTTTACTCGTGTTAACCGAAACGAAAGAGAACGCAGGTATTGTAGAAAAATATTATTTACCCATTGCAAAAGATATTAGGATTCGACTATCGCAAATTGAGGGAGAGGGGATTCATTTACTACATGAGCAAAGTCAAATTATTAATAATACGTTAAAAGAATATAAAACATGCTTCTTAAAAGCATTTGAGCATGCTCACAATGATCCAAGTAACTCAAAACCACTGTTCTTTCAAATGAGTAAATATATGTCAGTTGAAGAGAAAAGTGAGTTATATAGTGAGCTGAAGGAATTGAGTGAGAAATGGAATAATCGTCTTTCCAGTACAAGTAAGGATCCACATAGAAAGGAACACGGTTTACTTTTATCTTTATATGAAGTGATAGAGTAGGAGGAAAAACATGACAAATCAGAGTTTTAGAACATTTTCTGTTTTGTGGTTTGGTCAATTGGCATCTGTAATTGGGTCAGGATTAACTGGATTTGCATTAGGAGTGTGGGTATTTCAGGAAACTGGTTCTGTAACGTTATTTTCTTTTATTATAATGGCTGCTGTTGTACCAGGAGTACTGGCAGCTCCTTTTGCAGGCTATGTTGTCGACAAGTGGAAACGAAAGTATATTATGATTATTGCAGATGTGATTGCAGGGCTAAGCACGATGCTTATCCTACTTCTATTAATGCTTGATGCATTAGAAGTCTGGCATATCTTTTTAACTTCTGCAATTGCTTCCTTTAGTAGCTCGTTTCAATTACCAGCTTATCAGTCAACCGTTGCATTATTGGTTCCGAAGAAGCAATTAGGTAGAGCAAACGGTATGGTTCAGATGGCAGATTCCCTATCTATGCTGATTGCACCTATAGCCGCAGGTTTATTAATGGGGATTATAGGCTTAGAAGGTATTATAGTCATTGATTTAGTTACATTTTGTATAGCTGTTGGTACATTAGCAGTTGTGAAGTTTCCAGAGTTAAAAAAAGAAACGGAAGCAGTCAAAACAAAATTCGTTCAAGAAGCATTAAAGGGATGGACTTATATAAAAGAACGTCCTGCTCTTGTAGGATTATTGTTTTATTTTGCATTCGTCAATTTCCTATTAGGTTACTTGAATGTGTTAATTCAACCCCTAATCTTAATGATAAGTGATGAAAAATCACTAGGAATGGTTATTTCAATTAGTGGTGGAGGCATGCTGTTAGGTGGAGTGATTCTAAGTGTCTGGGGTGGCATGAAGGATAAAATGAAGCAATTCTTATTATTTGGAATATTAAGTGCTATAGGACTGAGTATTATGGGCTTATCATCATCGATTGTTCTCATTACATCAGGAATGTTCATCACACTTGCACTCATTCCATTTGGAAATGCAGCCGTACAGGAAATATGGCAGCGAAAAGTTCATGCTACGGTACAAGGAAGAGTATTTGCACTAAGAAGAATGGTAGGATTATCACTATCTCCAATTGCCTACCTGACAGCAGGACCGGTAACAGAAAAGATCTTTAATCCATTAATGAGTACAGATGGTTTTCTGGCTGATAGCGTTGGTGTCATTATTGGAGTAGGAGAGCACAGAGGAATCGGCCTACTTTTTCTTACACTTGGAATACTCTGGGTAATAACAGGGCTTGTTTATTACGCTCATCCACGAATCAGACACCTGGACCGAGAACTACTAGACGCAATTGATGAAGAAGCAGTAGAAGTTTCAACAACCTCATTACTAGAGAAAAAGGCTGTAACCGTAGAAGGATAATTTCACTTTTAACACAGTAACGCATTGGAGGCAGGACCCCCAATGCGTTACTGTGTTAAAATGTATGGTTTATGTACTAGGGAAATAAGGCTTTGCTAATTCGTAAATGTATCCTTCTACTGAATCTAAAATAACTGGATTATGGTCTAGCTTTTTCAATCTAAAGTATAATGCCGTTAAAAACTGCTTCCAATTAATAGTTTGATTGAATCCAAGATTAGACGGTAATGTTTTATACTCTTTTATTATTCTAATTTGGAATGAATGAATAAGATGATAAACGGTATCTGAATCAAGGTTTTGTAAAATTGTTAGTACAGCTGTAAGTAACCGTTCGGACTCATCACTTTGATAAACAGTTGCTTGGTAGGAAGCCTTCGTCAGGACAACTTTTAGTAATGATAGTAAGTTCTCATTTGACAGTTGTGTTTGTTTTCCCATTTCATCAATGGCATCTGCTATGTGAGCAATGCTGTGTGCCCATCCCTTACCAGGAACAAATCCTCGTACATCACATTCTTTATATGTATAAAGAATTAACGATTCTAGTATTTTTCTTATTTCAGATGTACTTAAAAATGAGTGTGTCACGTTGTATTGTAAAATAATCGCGATGACAAGACTGGAAAATGATCTTGTAAATACAGTGTCATTCTCGGTACTTCCTAGTCCATGAAATAGATAGTCACTCCC contains:
- a CDS encoding DUF962 domain-containing protein; this translates as MRPFRNFDEFWPFYLKQHSKNSTRTWHFVGTSFVFIFLVIAIVTGVIWYVFLAPIVAYSFAWISHFFIEGNKPATFGHPFWSLRADFKMYYLMLTRRLNQELMHLPLEDKIEM
- a CDS encoding class I SAM-dependent methyltransferase, with translation MSYSYTDLLAILGIGGAHPGGLGLTRAIFEELPISRETNILEVGCGTGQTTAYISSNYPCHLHAIEAHSTMIEKATARLKQLNLPVTLVNGNAETIPYDSHNFDIVLSESVTVFTNIEKTIPEYFRVLKKGGSLILIEMTEILPLSEQEKEELIQFYGFTYIVSEKQWEETFRKAGFGEIETIQISEDQMINSENDYSEFNMSEHIEPELFNMLDVHEALTTKYKEKLGFRVFICKKT
- a CDS encoding YjcZ family sporulation protein, giving the protein MSGGYSGGFALIVVLFILLIIVGASYVGY
- a CDS encoding YjcZ family sporulation protein — translated: MHYGQCGYPSYGYTAPVQGGGNGFVLIVVLFILLIIVGAAWC
- a CDS encoding peptidase E, with protein sequence MESSIKRQIFAMGGGGFSMEPDNPLLDRYILSLLNKEKPRICFVPTASGDAEGYIKRFYQFFEKEKCEPFHLSVYALPNENLENYVLGMDIIYVGGGNTKNLLALWREWGIDKILKKAYQEGVILTGLSAGSICWFEEGLTDSYPGSLRELSCLGILEGSNAPHYDGEAERRPTYHELMLKDKIKEGLGVDDGAGIHFINENIVKVVSSRPNARAYEVKKNGNLITETPLLTEYLGKQ
- a CDS encoding helix-turn-helix transcriptional regulator, with amino-acid sequence MEQLNYYEVTTFEQAKVLSNDLRMKILSLFHDDKSRTAKQIADQLEMSASKIHYHVRELVKVGLLVLTETKENAGIVEKYYLPIAKDIRIRLSQIEGEGIHLLHEQSQIINNTLKEYKTCFLKAFEHAHNDPSNSKPLFFQMSKYMSVEEKSELYSELKELSEKWNNRLSSTSKDPHRKEHGLLLSLYEVIE
- a CDS encoding MFS transporter, whose translation is MTNQSFRTFSVLWFGQLASVIGSGLTGFALGVWVFQETGSVTLFSFIIMAAVVPGVLAAPFAGYVVDKWKRKYIMIIADVIAGLSTMLILLLLMLDALEVWHIFLTSAIASFSSSFQLPAYQSTVALLVPKKQLGRANGMVQMADSLSMLIAPIAAGLLMGIIGLEGIIVIDLVTFCIAVGTLAVVKFPELKKETEAVKTKFVQEALKGWTYIKERPALVGLLFYFAFVNFLLGYLNVLIQPLILMISDEKSLGMVISISGGGMLLGGVILSVWGGMKDKMKQFLLFGILSAIGLSIMGLSSSIVLITSGMFITLALIPFGNAAVQEIWQRKVHATVQGRVFALRRMVGLSLSPIAYLTAGPVTEKIFNPLMSTDGFLADSVGVIIGVGEHRGIGLLFLTLGILWVITGLVYYAHPRIRHLDRELLDAIDEEAVEVSTTSLLEKKAVTVEG
- a CDS encoding DUF2785 domain-containing protein, with the protein product MNEQQLKHYLSHLIGNNEEIEKEHIETVLKAMLNYIGTPDSELRDKLIYRTFYFSITKGIFSTRQLKETLDTVLGSDYLFHGLGSTENDTVFTRSFSSLVIAIILQYNVTHSFLSTSEIRKILESLILYTYKECDVRGFVPGKGWAHSIAHIADAIDEMGKQTQLSNENLLSLLKVVLTKASYQATVYQSDESERLLTAVLTILQNLDSDTVYHLIHSFQIRIIKEYKTLPSNLGFNQTINWKQFLTALYFRLKKLDHNPVILDSVEGYIYELAKPYFPST